A genomic region of Desulfotomaculum sp. contains the following coding sequences:
- a CDS encoding YvrJ family protein: METILQAIGNVGFPIAVTAYLLVRIENKLEGLAASITSLANAIDKTR; encoded by the coding sequence GTGGAAACTATTTTACAGGCTATCGGAAATGTGGGTTTCCCTATTGCTGTGACCGCTTACCTTCTGGTCAGAATCGAAAACAAGCTGGAGGGCCTGGCAGCCAGTATTACCAGCCTGGCCAACGCTATTGACAAAACACGGTAA
- a CDS encoding DUF2922 domain-containing protein, whose amino-acid sequence MAQVTTKTLRMVFKNENGSNFTLTVDNPRENITAQEIQAAMDTVLTKNIFTTTGGQLVSKQDIKIVDRTTNDIYDPQ is encoded by the coding sequence ATGGCCCAGGTTACCACCAAAACCCTCAGGATGGTCTTCAAAAATGAAAACGGCTCCAACTTCACGCTTACGGTTGACAATCCCCGCGAAAACATAACCGCCCAGGAAATCCAGGCAGCTATGGACACAGTATTAACTAAAAACATCTTCACAACAACCGGTGGACAGTTAGTCTCCAAACAGGACATCAAAATCGTAGACAGAACAACCAACGACATCTACGACCCGCAGTAA